Proteins from a genomic interval of Amphiura filiformis chromosome 9, Afil_fr2py, whole genome shotgun sequence:
- the LOC140160090 gene encoding uncharacterized protein → MTDRVKSLIAQRQKAFAAGDNTARVKLRNKVIRDIKKAKNNYNAKKVKKLKMSDPRGWHREVRNLANMKKADPTIHVSGVDTTNLAGVANAINTHLASFPNSQEPLDMSELPSYLPSPEPPPRVQTWEIYDDLSKLSASKAGGPDNIPPKLLKEFAYELSRPVTNIINASLSQSKVPTQWKEANIIPIPKQTPPSIDKLRPVSLTSCLAKVAEGRVCKWITDQIQPNIDSRQYGNQKVSQPPTV, encoded by the coding sequence ATGACTGATAGAGTGAAATCCCTCATTGCACAAAGACAGAAAGCTTTTGCTGCTGGAGACAATACTGCTAGGGTTAAACTCAGAAATAAGGTCATTCGTGacataaaaaaggctaaaaacaaCTACAATGCAAAGAAAGTCAAGAAACTCAAAATGTCTGACCCGAGAGGGTGGCACAGGGAGGTTAGAAACCTGGCTAATATGAAGAAAGCTGATCCAACCATTCATGTTTCTGGTGTTGATACAACAAACCTTGCTGGTGTGGCAAATGCTATCAACACACAccttgctagttttcctaattcTCAGGAACCTCTTGACATGAGCGAGCTCCCTTCATATCTTCCAAGCCCTGAGCCACCTCCCCGGGTACAGACATGGGAGATATATGATGATTTGAGCAAACTCTCGGCATCAAAAGCAGGGGGGCCAGATAATATTCCTCCGAAGCTATTAAAAGAGTTTGCTTATGAGTTAAGTAGGCCTGTGACGAATATTATCAATGCCTCACTGAGTCAGAGTAAGGTTCCTACCCAATGGAAAGAGGCCAATATCATCCCCATCCCAAAACAAACTCCTCCCTCCATCGACAAATTGCGCCCAGTGTCTCTGACGTCATGTTTGGCCAAAGTCGCAGAGGGCAGGGTTTGTAAGTGGATTACAGATCAAATTCAACCTAACATTGACAGTAGGCAGTATGGTAATCAAAAGGTGTCTCAACCACCCACTGTTTAG